GCTCAGATTGGTATCTTCGCCCCCCTCTTACTGGTTACCTTGCGTATTATTCAGGGACTGGGCGCAGGTGCTGAAATCTCTGGGGCTGGCACCATGCTGGCGGAGTACGCACCTAAAGGCAAACGCGGCATTATCTCCTCACTGGTTGCCATGGGAACCAACTGCGGGACATTAAGTGCAACAGCCATCTGGGCGGTAATGTTTGTTCTGCTCGACAGAGAACAACTGCTTGACTGGGGATGGCGTATTCCGTTCCTGTCTAGCGTTGTCGTAATGATCTTTGCAGTTTGGTTACGGATGAACCTGAAAGAGAGCCCAGTGTTTGAACAGGCCAGCGAAACCGCTGCCGGTAAAACAGTAACCGCTAAAAAAATTGCTGCCGAAGAAAGCGCCCTTCTTTCCATGTTCACCAGCAAATCATTCTGGCTAGCAACCGGGCTGCGTTTTGGTCAGGCAGGTAATTCTGGCCTGATTCAAACTTTCTTAGCCGGTTATTTAGTACAAACCCTGCTATTTGAAAAACGTATTCCAACCGATGCATTAATGATCAGCTCAATTTTGGGATTCGTTACTATTCCACTGCTGGGTTGGCTGTCTGACAAAATAGGTCGTCGTCTGCCTTATATCGTTCTGAGCATCAGCGCCATCATCTTAGCCTACCCGATGTTATCAATGATTATGGATAAAACCGGTGAAGTTAACGTCATCATGGCCTGCATTATCATTATCCATAACGTTGCAGTATTAGGCCTGTTCGCCCTTGAAAACATCACCATGGCCGAAATGTTTGGCTCACGCAATCGCTTTACCCGGATGGCCATTTCTAAAGAGACCGGTGGTCTGGTTGCAGTAGGTTTTGGTCCGATACTGGCGGGTATCTTCTGTAATATGACCGATTCCTGGTGGCCTATTGTGGCAATGATTATCGTCTATTCCTCTATCGGTTTAATTTCAGCTATCTGTATGCCGGAAGTGAAAGATCGCGATCTGAGCGATCCAAGAGATGCTGCGGAAATCCCATCCCGTAAGGCATCGGAGGTTAACGTGCGCGGTAGTAGTGCAGCAGAAGTTTAATCACATCAACGCTTATTTATTATTTAACGGGTTAGCCGACAACATGAATTTATCAAACAAGACATTATGCGATCTGCCGAAAAATGTCGTAGTGCCGAGCTATGATAGGGCTGGGCTCCAGACCCGGATTGTGCATTTGGGCTTCGGCGCTTTTCACCGTGCTCATCAGGCCATTTATGCCGATATTCTGGCGTCTGAACACGACAGCGACTGGGGATATTGTGAAGTTAACCTGATTGGCGGCGAACAACAGATTAACGATCTGAATTCGCAGGACCTGCTGTATTCGGTGGCTGAAATGGCATCCGAAGGCTGGTCAGGTCGCGTGGTGGGCGTGGTTCGCCACGCTATCCACGGTGAAGTTGATGGTATCCATCGCGTGCTAGAAGCGATGACACAGCCAGAGATCGCTATTGTTTCGATTACCATTACCGAGAAAGGCTATTGTTATCAGCCAGCTACCGGCACATTAATCGAAGATCATCCGCTAATTCGGCATGATATTGCTAACCCGTCTGCACCAAAATCAGCACCGGGTGCAATCGTTCAGGCTTTACGACTGCGTCGCGACCGCAATCTTCCTGCTTTTAGCGTTATGTCCTGCGATAACATGCCGGAAAATGGTCACGTAACCCGCAATGTCGTCCTGGCTTTAGCCCGTATTCAGGATGCTCAACTGGCAAACTGGATTGAAACTAACGTCAGCTTTCCATCCACTATGGTAGACCGTATTGTCCCGGCCGTTACTCCGGAAACGTTGGAGAAAATAACCCAACAGCTTGGCGGAATTAACGATCCAGCCGGAGTGGCCTGTGAACCGTTTCGCCAGTGGGTGATTGAGGATAACTTTGTTAACGGTCGCCCTGAGTGGGAAAAAGCCGGTGCGGAACTGGTACAGGATGTACTGCCGTTTGAAGAGATGAAACTGCGTATGTTAAACGGCAGCCATTCATTTCTGGCCTACCTTGGCTATTTGGCAGGGTATCAGCATATTAACGACTGTATGCAGGACAATAACTATGTCACTGCTGCTCGCCATCTAATGATGAGTGAGCAGGCTCCTACGTTACGCACACAGGGTGTCGATCTGGAAGCCTATGCGGACTCTCTGCTTAACCGCTATCGCAATACCGCCCTGAAACACCGCACCTGGCAAATCGCGATGGATGGAACACAGAAGCTACCGCAGCGCATGCTGGATTCCGTGCGCTACCACCTTGCCCATAACCGCCGCTTCGACTGCCTGGCACTGGGTATTGCAGCCTGGATGCGTTACGTCGGTGGTATCGATGAACAGGGGCAAGCTATTGAAGTCAGCGATCCATTGCTGGAACAATTACAAGCGCTGGTTGCTGTAAGTAAGGAAAGAACTGAACGCGTGAAAGCACTACTGTCGCTGGAAGTCGTGTTTGGCAAAGCGCTACCGCAAAATGCATGCTTTGTTGCGGCAGTGACCGATGCCTATCTGCAACTGTTGCAGTATGGTGCCAAGCAGAGCGTTGCGCTGTTAGTTAAACAATTCTGATAAACCGTCGCATTTATCAACTAATCAATAGCGCCCACAGCATTAGCGGTGGGCGCTATTATACGGATGCCGAACTTCAGGCTAGCTGAAAACGCATCACAAATTGGCTCCCTTGCTCTACGCCATGTTCTATCCGATTACATTTTTCTACACATGATCACTCACGTAACACACCCATTAATTGCTGAATTTCACGCCAAAGATCAAAAAAAATATACTTTAATCATGGTAGGTTAATTTATATGCGAGACGGTCATGGATGAAAATCAGTTTAATGGTTAAAATCGACCGGTTCTCTGCTGAATAACATTCGTTTTGGTTTACTGGCTACTTTAATTCCAGTAAAAACAGCCATTCGCTACTCAATTGGATTGGTTAAAATGACGCTTTTCCATAAGAATTTTGGCGAATTGTCCGTAAAACCCCGCTATAATGCGGAAAGTTGCTAACTACAGTAAGAGTCCTATCGACATCAATGACCATTGCTTACCCATTCGCCACCAGTGAACCCGTCAATCAGCAAATCTACCGTCTGTTAAGACAGGAGATCGTTGATTGCACAATTCGTCCGGGCACTTTACTGTCAGAAAAAGAGATCTCAACGCGCTTCAATGTATCTCGGCAACCTGTCAGAGAAGCATTTATCAAGCTGTCAGAAACCGGGTTAGTTCAAATTCTGCCACAGCGCGGCACCTTCGTAATGAAGATCTCGGCCAAGCGCGTGTCTGATGGACGTTTTATCCGCGAAGCCGTCGAAATAGCAATTATTCGTCGAGCTGCGTTAGCCGTCACGCCTGAACACCTGATGCAGCTTAAGCACAATCTCCATCGTCAGGAGCTTGCTGCCAGCAATAAGCGTATTAAAGAATTTTTAGAGCTGGATGATGAGTTTCATCGCACTTTCACGCAAATCATTAATTGTCCAATGGCATGGGAAACGATCGAAACCATTAAAGCCACGATGGACCGGGTTCGATTTATGAGCTTGGCGGATGTTTCTCCACCCGAAAGTCTGATTGAACAGCACTACAAAATTTATAATGGACTGGAAAAACGCGATCCCGATGCCGCAGAAGCCGCAATGAAACAGCATCTCGGTGAAATGATCTCTACCGTTACCACCATTTCCCAACGCAATACCGACTGGTTCGAAGCTGACGAATAGCGCTTCGCTTTAGCTGTTAGATAAACGATAGAAAAATGGCGGCCCCTAAGGCCGCCATTTTATCGGATAACAATCGATTAAGTTATCTACGTTTACCACCCAGAATACTACCTAAAATACCCCGTACTATCTGGTTGCCTAACTGACGAGTCATCGATTTGGCAGCCGCCTGTACCAGACCCTCTTTTTTACCACCGCGTGGGCCGGTTGTGCCAAACAGAATATCGTTCAGGCTACCCATTAAACCGCCATCATCACTCTGTTGCTGCTGACCTTCCGCCTGCTTCGCTGGCGTTTCTTTCGCCGCCGGCGTTGCAACACCGGCGCCCGCCATCAGTTTTTCATAGGCAGATTCGCGATCGATCATCTCTTCATAGCGACCATACAGCGGAGAGCGGTTAATCAGGCCATTACGTTCATCATCACTCAGTGCTCCCATGCGAGAACAAGGTGCAATCACAAAGCCACGCTCAACAATATTTGGACGCCCTTTCTCATCCAAAAATGAAATCAACGCTTCACCAACGCCCAATTCGGTAATTGCCTGCTCTGCATTAAATGCCGGATTTGCCCGCATGGTTTCTGCCGCTGCTCTAACCGCTTTTTGATCCCGTGGCGTAAACGCACGCAACGCATGTTGTACCCGATTGCCCAACTGCCCCAGCACGCTATCCGGTATATCCAGTGGGTTTTGAGTAACAAAATAGATACCAACGCCTTTAGAACGAATCAGACGCACCACTTGTTCAATTTTTTCTAGCAGTGCCGTTGGCGCATCGTTAAACAGCAGATGAGCCTCATCGAAGAAAAACACCATCTTCGGCTTATCCATATCCCCCACTTCCGGCAAATGTTCAAACAGCTCAGATAACAGCCACAGTAGGAAAATCGCATACAGTTTTGGTTGGTTATACAGCTTGTCCGCCGCCAGAATATTGACGATACCCTGACCTGATGCATTGGTTTTTATTAGGTCGAAAATATCTAGCATTGGCTCGCCAAAGAAACTCTCAGCCCCTTGCTGCTCCAACGTCAGCAAACCACGCTGAATAGCGCCAATCGAAGCGCTGGAGATATTGCCGTATTCGGTTTGGAACTGTTTGCCATTATCACCAACAAACTGCACCATTGAGCGAAGATCTTTCATATCCAGCAGCAACAGGCCGTTATCATCGGCAATTTTAAACACTAATTGCAGCACGCCAGACTGAACATCATTCAGATTCAGAAGCCGGGAAAGTAGAATTGGCCCCATATCGGAAACCGTTGCGCGAACTGGATGCCCTTTCTCACCAAAAACATCCCAGAATACGGTAGGACAAGCCGCTGCATCCCAGTCGGTTACTTTTAACGCTTCCAGACGAGACTGAAGTTTCGGGTTCATTACCCCTTCTGCAGCAATACCCGACAGGTCGCCTTTAACGTCTGCCATAAATACCGGCACGCCAATTCGTGAAAAACTTTCTGCCATTTTCTGCAGCGAGACGGTTTTTCCTGTTCCGGTTGCACCGGTAATCAATCCATGACGGTTAGCCAGCGCAGGCAAAATCGCCAGTGCTAACTCATTGCTTTTGGCAATAACAAGAGGTTCTAACATCAGAGTTCATCCTATATATAACGACTCCACCGAGCCGAAAAGTGCACCTGTCAGACGTTTTTATTCAGCAAGGACGCAGCATGTCACTATGCACAATATCCTACACTGACACAGTATAAATGACTCAACCGAGGATCATTAATAAAAATTCCGTTTATCTCAACCAGCAACACATCGGCTAAAAATGACGGGAGATTGAACTCACTAACAACGCGCTGGGAACATATTTGTAATATGAATCGATTCAATCGCGATTAAAGATAGATTGAGATCACAATAATTTCATGTTTTTATTATTATAATCAACAACAAAGAAAGACAGAATTGCATAAAAGCAAAATAAAGGAAGTATAAATGAAAGTGTCTTACCAACCTTTTTATCGTGAACTTTGCCGTGTTATCGCTAAAGAATTTATCTATACCGATCCATCAAGAACCATGGCTTATGGTACTGATGCCAGTTGTTATCGTCTGATCCCTCAAATCGTTGTACGTGTTAATAACGAGCGTGAAGTACAACAAACGTTGGTACTGGCGAAAAAACATAAACTTCCAGTGACCTTCCGAGCAGCGGGCACCAGCCTGTCCGGTCAGGCGATTACTGACTCTATTCTGATTATTTTGGGCGACAATTGGCGCCAGTATAAGATTTTTGGTGATGCGGGTTATATTTCCCTGAAGCCGGGTGTGATTGGTGCAGACGCTAACCGTTATCTTGCGCCTTTTGGTCGTAAAATTGGCCCGGACCCAGCCTCTATTGACGCCTGTAAAATTGGCGGTATTGCAGCCAATAATGCCAGCGGCATGTGTTGTGGCACCGCCCAAAACTCTTACCAAACGCTACAGGCAATGCGCCTAATTCTAGCCGATGGTACGCTGATTGATACCGCCGACAGCGAATCCGTTGCGTCCCTCAATAAAACCCACGGAAAAATGCTGGAGCAACTGGGACAACTGGCTCAGCAAACCAAAGCAAATAGCCATCTGGCAGAGCTGATTCATCATAAATATCGACTAAAAAATACTACCGGGTATAGCCTAAATGCGCTGGTTGATTTCGACTATCCGCTGGATATCCTGACCCATCTGATGATTGGTTCAGAAGGTACATTAGGATTTATTGCAGAAATCACCTATCGCACGGTGGAAGAGCATCCGTTTAAAGCCTCAGCCCTGTTTGTCTTCAGTGACATTGAAGCCGCCTGTGAAGCAACGCGTATCCTGAAACAGCAGCCGGTTTCTGCCGTAGAACTGATGGATCGCGGTGCGCTGGCTTCAGTAGAGAATGAAGAGGGTCTACCCGACTTTATGCCTCATCTCAGTGAAGATGCCACGGCGCTACTGGTTGAAGTCCGCGCAGCCGATGCCGATACGCTGAAAAATAAGATGGCACAAATTATGTCATCCATTGCTGGATTCACGCTGGAACAACAGGTTCCCTTCACCGATAAACCGGAAGAATTTGGTCGCCTGTGGGCTATTCGTAAAGGCATCTTCCCGGCGATTGGTGCCGTTCGTCCGGTGGGATCAACGGTAATTATTGAGGATGTAGCGTTTCCGATTGAGCATTTGGCTGCCGGGGTACGCGACCTGCGTAAATTGTTTATCAAACATGACTACAATGCGGTTATTTATGGTCATGCGCTGGATGGCAATATGCACTTTGTCTTCCAGCAATCTTTCGACTCTCCGGCAGAAGTCTCCCGCTATCAGATCTTTATGGAAGATATTGCTCACTTAGTGGCGGTTGAATATAAAGGCTCACTCAAAGCTGAACATGGTACCGGCCGTAATATGGCGTCTTTTGTCGAGCTGGAGTGGGGAAGTGAAGCTTATGAGCTAATGTGGCAACTGAAAAATCTGCTCGATCCAAATCATCTGTTAAGTCCTGGAGTACTGCTTAACCGTGACCATCAGGCCCATCTGCAAAACTTAAAATTGCTGCCTGCCGCCGATAAACGCGTAGATAGCTGTATTGAATGTGGATTCTGTGAACCCGTTTGTCCTTCCACCAGCCTCTCTTTCTCTCCTCGCCAACGCATCGTGATGTGGCGCGAGATTAGCCGCCTGCGCCGCAGCGGTGATGATAATAAGCGACTCAAAAAACTGGAGAAAGACTTCCTTTATCTGGGTGATGCAACCTGTGCCGCTACCGGCCTGTGCGCGCGCCGCTGCCCAGTGGGAATTAACACAGGTGAACTGATCCGCGACATTCGTACCCAACGCAATATGCGCTATGAACGCATCGCCCGTTGGACCGCCGACCACTTCACGACGATTACCGGTGGTGCTCGTCTGGCATTAAATACCATTGCCGCCACGGGTAAGATTATTGGTCAGCCACGTTTTGGCAAAATGACCAAAGCGATACACGTTGCCAGCGCAGGATATATACCGCTGTTAACTCCGTCTTTCCCGCGTGGAGCCACATCACCAAAAGCGCCGAAATTAGTCGCCGGCGATCTGAAAGTGGTCTATTTACCAAGCTGTGCATCACGCACCATGGGACCATCAACCAATGATGCAGACCAACGTCCTCTCACAGACATCGTAGAAAGCCTGTTAAATAAAGCGGGCTTCTCGGTGATTTATCCACAAAAGCTGGATAGCCTGTGCTGCGGTATGCCTTATAACAGCAAAGGTATCACCTCTGTTGCATCGGAAAGACTCGCTGATATGGAACAAGCGCTTTGGGAAGCCAGCGAACAGGGGAAATATCCAGTACTGATTGATACCAGCCCTTGTGCCCTGCGCGCGGTAGAAGGCTTCACCAAACCAATGGCACTGTTTGAGCCGGTCGGTTTTGTAAATCACTATCTGTTGGATAAGTTAGCGTTCACTCCGGAAGATAGCCCAATCATGCTGCATGTCACCTGTTCCAGCGTGAAGATGGGTTTATCAGCACCAATGAAAAACCTATTAGATCGCTGCTGTACTCAGGTCGTTATTCCTGACGGTATTCACTGCTGTGGTTTTGCCGGAGATAAAGGGATAAAGACCCCAGAGCTAAATGCCAGTGCACTGCGTCTGTTGAGTCAGCAAGTACCGGCTAACTGCGTAGAAGGCGTATCCAACAGCCGCACCTGTGAGATTGGCTTAACGGAACATTCCGGTGTGCCTTATCGTTCCATATTGTATGTCGTGGACAGGGTGACTAAGCCGTTAAGTTAGTCAGTGCTTACATAAAAACCTGTTTTTTTTATAGTGTGTGCCCGGTTTCTTTAGCCAATCAAATGGATTGGATAGAGGAATCAGGCGCAATATCCTTTAGCTCGTTGGAGGATGACCTTTACAGACGCAGGCGAGCGCTGGCCCAAAGGTGTTTTTGTCATGGCCCTAGGCCGCCCGACGCACACTCAAGCTGAGTAGATGGCCTTCACGGCCAGCACCTAGTGATATTTGCTGATGTTTTTTACGGCCGGAATATACGCTGAAATGGAAATGGGCAAATCTGTTAGTAGCCCAAGATTCCTTAGACTACTAACAGTATAAATTACAAGATTACGGCATGACCTTCGCCGACTTAATCACAATCGGCGTAACCGGAACATCCTGATGTTGACCAGAAAACTGAGTTTTCTCTTTCATCATTTGGTCTACAACGTCCATTCCTTTCACCACTTTACCAAACACCGCATAACCAAAGTTACCTGCAGACTGGTCAAGGAAATCGTTATCAACCACGTTAATAAAGAACTGGCTGGTTGCGCTGTCAACCGCATTGGTACGCGCCATCGCAATAGTTCCTCGCTCGTTTTTCAAACCATTAGCCGCTTCGTTTTTAATTGGAGCATTTGGCTTCTTCTGATTCATCTCAGCGGTGAAACCACCGCCTTGCGCCATAAAACCGGGGATCACGCGGTGGAAAATCGTTCCGTCATAAAAACCATCTTTAACATAAGCAATAAAATTTTTGGTAGAGATCGGAGCTTTGTCCTGATCCAACTCAATTTCAATATTACCCATAGAGGTGGTCAGCATAACGTGTGGATTCGCAGCCAGTGCAGCAGGAGCAAGTAATACCAGAGAGAATAGCGCCGTTAAGGTGATACAAATACGCTTCAACATAGGAAAATACCTTCTTGTTAGGTAGCAATAAATTTAAACCTTCCCGATTCTAGTGATTTTCCCCCTCATCGGCTACTGATTTAGCGGACAAAAAAAGGGCCGGATAATCTATCCGACCCTTCATCTATTCAGCAAACGTAAATCAACGCTTAAAGCTCACGTTTTCCGGCTGATTCAGATACAACGTGGTTTGGCTTGGAATAGTCTGGGCAATCACCTTGCCCCGGCGTACAGAATAACGTACCGGTGTCTGACGGCGAACCGCATCAAAACCGTTCTCCGCCGGTAAAATCACCAGATTACCTGAACGCCCGGTTTCAATACCATAATCCTGTAGGTTCAACGTTTTAGCACTATGGGTAGTAATCAGGTTCAAACCATCATTAATCTGACCATAGCCCATCAGTTGGCAAACATGCAGCCCCATATGCAACACCTGCAGCATATTCGCCGTACCCAGTGGATACCAAGGGTCATACACATCGTCATGACCAAAGCAAACATTGATACCCGCTTCCAGCATCTCTTTTACCCGCGTAATTCCACGGCGTTTTGGGTACGTATCAAAACGGCCCTGTAAGTGAATATTCACCAGCGGATTAGCAACAAAGTTGATACCAGACATCTTTAACAAGCGGAACAGACGAGAAGTATAAGCCCCATTATAAGAGTGCATCGCGGTAGTATGGCTGGCGGTAACGCGCGCACCAGTACCATCACGATGGGCCAAAGCCGCCACCGTCTCAACAAAACGTGACTGCTCGTCATCAATCTCATCACAATGCACATCAATTAAGCGATCGTATTTCTGCGCCAGTGCAAAAGTCTTATGCAGTGATTCCACGCCGTATTCACGGGTGAATTCAAAATGAGGAATGGCACCAATAACATCTGCACCGAGGCGCACCGCCTCTTCCATCAGCGCCTCACCGTTTGGATAGGAGAGAATCCCCTCCTGCGGGAAAGCAACAATTTGCAGATCCACCCACGAAGACACTTCCTGCTTCACTTCCAGCATCGCTTTCAGCGCAGTCAAGGTTGGGTCAGACACATCCACATGAGTACGAACGTGCTGGATTCCATTGGCCATTTGCCATTTCAGGGTTTGCATTGCACGCTGTTTCACATCGTCGTGAGTCAACATCGCTTTACGTTCAGCCCAACGCTCAATACCTTCAAACAAGGTACCAGACTGGTTCCAGTTTGGCTCACCGGCGGTTTGGGTAGTGTCCAGATGGATATGTGGTTCAACAAACGGAGGAATAGCTAAGCCGCCTTCCGCATCAATCGTCTGTCCAATAACCGGTGCCGCAGAATCTTGTGGCTCAATGCGACTAAAGACACCATTTTCAATAGAAAGCTGCCAAAGGCCATCACGCCCCTGTAGACGAGCATTGGTAATAACAACGGAATTATTCTGCATGACCTACCTCTGGCAGTTTGACAAATTTACGGTTAACTAACGGATTAAACAGCATGTAGCTAATAACACCACCTAACACGGCATTAACCGGCACAATACCCGGTAAGTAGTTACCGGCCACGATACCGATAGCAACAGCCAGAATTGCTACCCAGTTTACCGTCAGAAAATGAGCCTTACTGAAGTCAGCAGCGTAGCGGCGATGGTTCATCAGATAGTCAGCGATAATCACGCCACCAATTGGTGGGATCGCGGCGGACAGGAAAGTCAGCCAACCAACGAAGTTATTATACAGCCACAGTGCCGTCAGCGTACCGATAACGCCGTTAACCACGGACAGAGTTCGGCTGGAAAATCCGGTAATATTGGCAAAACCCAGACCAGAAGCATACAGCGCGTTATCATTGGTGGTCCAGATATTCAAACCCAGTACCACAATGGCCGGAATCAAAAGGCCCTGAGCAATCATTACGTCAGAAATATCCGCCTGCCCTACCGCAGCAGCACCTGCCGCTCCAAAGATAAACATCAGGGAGTTACCGAGGAAAAAAGCAATCATTGCTACCAAAACGGCACCTTTAGCACTGCGGCCAAAGCGCACAAAATCAGCGGTTAACGTACCGGCACTGATAAATGAACCGACTACCAACGCCAGCGCGGTAGAAAAGTTAAGTGGAGTTTCAGGCACAATAGCGCGTAAGTGATCCAATCCACCAACATCATTCACCGCTAACCAGACAGAGTAACTACCAAGAATCGCAATCGCTGGTACCGCAATGGCTGACAAAACCGTTAACGCAGAGATACCGAAGAAGATAGTTACCGTCATCAACAGACCGGAGACCATAATCAGCATATTGGTATCCAATCCCGTCGCTTTGCTAACCGGAATAGCAAACATTGCCACGCCCACGCCAAACCAGCCAACCTGAGTACCGCCTAACAAGAAGGAAGGGAGCCATGAACCTTTAATACCAAATGAGTAACGCGCCAGAAGGTGGGTAGAGAGTCCGGTTTTAGAACCGATATAACCAAGAAATGCTGTATAGATACCGAGGAGGAGATTACCGAAGAGAACCGCTAAAAAGAAATCATTATAGGAAAGACCGGTACCGAGCGTTCCTCCGGTCCACATACTGGCTGAAAAAAACGTTAATCCCAACATGACGAATGTCAATGAAATCACGCCTTTCCGCGCAGTCAGGGGGACAGGCCCCTGACTATAATTGTTATCTTGCGACACAATATCTCCTTAAATCCGGGCCAAAAAATTCGCCGTATAATATATGCATCTCATAATAAAGCAATCGGTTTCGTTGAGTTTAATGTCGAAACACATCCTATATAAATGAATTGTAAAGTGATTTTTTGTCAGAAAATGAGCGTGAATCGCCCTCGGGCAATAGATTAAGAAAAGTATTGGAAAAATAGTTATGATGTGAAGATGACATCATTAAAATATTCAGGCTAAAAATCGATGCTCGTGGTGATAAGACTATGTGTTGTATTGCCACAGCGTTCGAAAAATACAGGGATGCGATAAAATAACAGAATGAGTAGTTTACTGACATTGAAGAACTGGCGAACTTATGAACTTGTTTGGCTCGCTACCTTTTCAACCATCGCTATTGTCTTAACCATTCTTTGGCGCGATAGTGGGTTCGGCCTCTCCGTTTTTTTAACTGGGGTTTTCTGCGTAGTGCTGGCTGCCAAAGGCCACATCTACACCTACATTTTCGGGATGTACAACACCCTCGGCTATGCTTACCTGTCTTGGATAAATCATCTAAACGGCGAAGTCGCATTGA
Above is a window of Limnobaculum parvum DNA encoding:
- a CDS encoding GntR family transcriptional regulator; translated protein: MTIAYPFATSEPVNQQIYRLLRQEIVDCTIRPGTLLSEKEISTRFNVSRQPVREAFIKLSETGLVQILPQRGTFVMKISAKRVSDGRFIREAVEIAIIRRAALAVTPEHLMQLKHNLHRQELAASNKRIKEFLELDDEFHRTFTQIINCPMAWETIETIKATMDRVRFMSLADVSPPESLIEQHYKIYNGLEKRDPDAAEAAMKQHLGEMISTVTTISQRNTDWFEADE
- a CDS encoding peptidylprolyl isomerase → MLKRICITLTALFSLVLLAPAALAANPHVMLTTSMGNIEIELDQDKAPISTKNFIAYVKDGFYDGTIFHRVIPGFMAQGGGFTAEMNQKKPNAPIKNEAANGLKNERGTIAMARTNAVDSATSQFFINVVDNDFLDQSAGNFGYAVFGKVVKGMDVVDQMMKEKTQFSGQHQDVPVTPIVIKSAKVMP
- a CDS encoding mannitol dehydrogenase family protein; the protein is MNLSNKTLCDLPKNVVVPSYDRAGLQTRIVHLGFGAFHRAHQAIYADILASEHDSDWGYCEVNLIGGEQQINDLNSQDLLYSVAEMASEGWSGRVVGVVRHAIHGEVDGIHRVLEAMTQPEIAIVSITITEKGYCYQPATGTLIEDHPLIRHDIANPSAPKSAPGAIVQALRLRRDRNLPAFSVMSCDNMPENGHVTRNVVLALARIQDAQLANWIETNVSFPSTMVDRIVPAVTPETLEKITQQLGGINDPAGVACEPFRQWVIEDNFVNGRPEWEKAGAELVQDVLPFEEMKLRMLNGSHSFLAYLGYLAGYQHINDCMQDNNYVTAARHLMMSEQAPTLRTQGVDLEAYADSLLNRYRNTALKHRTWQIAMDGTQKLPQRMLDSVRYHLAHNRRFDCLALGIAAWMRYVGGIDEQGQAIEVSDPLLEQLQALVAVSKERTERVKALLSLEVVFGKALPQNACFVAAVTDAYLQLLQYGAKQSVALLVKQF
- a CDS encoding helicase HerA-like C-terminal domain-containing protein, which gives rise to MLEPLVIAKSNELALAILPALANRHGLITGATGTGKTVSLQKMAESFSRIGVPVFMADVKGDLSGIAAEGVMNPKLQSRLEALKVTDWDAAACPTVFWDVFGEKGHPVRATVSDMGPILLSRLLNLNDVQSGVLQLVFKIADDNGLLLLDMKDLRSMVQFVGDNGKQFQTEYGNISSASIGAIQRGLLTLEQQGAESFFGEPMLDIFDLIKTNASGQGIVNILAADKLYNQPKLYAIFLLWLLSELFEHLPEVGDMDKPKMVFFFDEAHLLFNDAPTALLEKIEQVVRLIRSKGVGIYFVTQNPLDIPDSVLGQLGNRVQHALRAFTPRDQKAVRAAAETMRANPAFNAEQAITELGVGEALISFLDEKGRPNIVERGFVIAPCSRMGALSDDERNGLINRSPLYGRYEEMIDRESAYEKLMAGAGVATPAAKETPAKQAEGQQQQSDDGGLMGSLNDILFGTTGPRGGKKEGLVQAAAKSMTRQLGNQIVRGILGSILGGKRR
- a CDS encoding FAD-binding and (Fe-S)-binding domain-containing protein, whose translation is MKVSYQPFYRELCRVIAKEFIYTDPSRTMAYGTDASCYRLIPQIVVRVNNEREVQQTLVLAKKHKLPVTFRAAGTSLSGQAITDSILIILGDNWRQYKIFGDAGYISLKPGVIGADANRYLAPFGRKIGPDPASIDACKIGGIAANNASGMCCGTAQNSYQTLQAMRLILADGTLIDTADSESVASLNKTHGKMLEQLGQLAQQTKANSHLAELIHHKYRLKNTTGYSLNALVDFDYPLDILTHLMIGSEGTLGFIAEITYRTVEEHPFKASALFVFSDIEAACEATRILKQQPVSAVELMDRGALASVENEEGLPDFMPHLSEDATALLVEVRAADADTLKNKMAQIMSSIAGFTLEQQVPFTDKPEEFGRLWAIRKGIFPAIGAVRPVGSTVIIEDVAFPIEHLAAGVRDLRKLFIKHDYNAVIYGHALDGNMHFVFQQSFDSPAEVSRYQIFMEDIAHLVAVEYKGSLKAEHGTGRNMASFVELEWGSEAYELMWQLKNLLDPNHLLSPGVLLNRDHQAHLQNLKLLPAADKRVDSCIECGFCEPVCPSTSLSFSPRQRIVMWREISRLRRSGDDNKRLKKLEKDFLYLGDATCAATGLCARRCPVGINTGELIRDIRTQRNMRYERIARWTADHFTTITGGARLALNTIAATGKIIGQPRFGKMTKAIHVASAGYIPLLTPSFPRGATSPKAPKLVAGDLKVVYLPSCASRTMGPSTNDADQRPLTDIVESLLNKAGFSVIYPQKLDSLCCGMPYNSKGITSVASERLADMEQALWEASEQGKYPVLIDTSPCALRAVEGFTKPMALFEPVGFVNHYLLDKLAFTPEDSPIMLHVTCSSVKMGLSAPMKNLLDRCCTQVVIPDGIHCCGFAGDKGIKTPELNASALRLLSQQVPANCVEGVSNSRTCEIGLTEHSGVPYRSILYVVDRVTKPLS
- a CDS encoding MFS transporter, which produces MELTNNKPERSTSDLVKAAVSGWLGTALEFMDFQLYSLGAALVFHEIFFPEQSAAMALILAMGTYGAGYIARIVGAFIFGRMGDTIGRKKVLFITITMMGICTTLIGILPTYAQIGIFAPLLLVTLRIIQGLGAGAEISGAGTMLAEYAPKGKRGIISSLVAMGTNCGTLSATAIWAVMFVLLDREQLLDWGWRIPFLSSVVVMIFAVWLRMNLKESPVFEQASETAAGKTVTAKKIAAEESALLSMFTSKSFWLATGLRFGQAGNSGLIQTFLAGYLVQTLLFEKRIPTDALMISSILGFVTIPLLGWLSDKIGRRLPYIVLSISAIILAYPMLSMIMDKTGEVNVIMACIIIIHNVAVLGLFALENITMAEMFGSRNRFTRMAISKETGGLVAVGFGPILAGIFCNMTDSWWPIVAMIIVYSSIGLISAICMPEVKDRDLSDPRDAAEIPSRKASEVNVRGSSAAEV